The following coding sequences lie in one Alphaproteobacteria bacterium genomic window:
- a CDS encoding TRAP transporter large permease → MEPITLGILMIAAMFGLLVLGLPIGLAMGTAACVGAAMIIGPGPTLALLGQTAYETAITYDLSIVPLFVLMGYFASNSGLSEELYRACNTWLGHRRGGLALATIGGCGAFAAICGSSLATAATMSEVAMPEMRRYGYDDRLATGSIAAGGTIGILIPPSVILALYGILTETNIGHLFLAGFLPGLMTVLGFMITIAVITRVNPALGPRGPETSARQKLLALGDVWGMMALFTLVIGGIYLGIFTPTEAAGIGAAGALALAVLRRRMSWALLLNCLSDTVRTTAMLFTILIGAILFNNLLILSNVADGMESWIVGLDMPPMAIMMVILLLYLVMGCVLDALAMIILTIPIFFPIVMSLGFDPIWFGIVVVMVVELGLITPPVGMNVFVIKGMTKDVTLGQIYAGVVPFCLAQIVLIILIVLFPIIATWLPSTMGI, encoded by the coding sequence ATGGAACCGATCACCCTCGGCATCTTGATGATCGCAGCCATGTTCGGGCTGCTGGTGCTGGGCCTGCCCATCGGGCTGGCCATGGGCACCGCCGCCTGCGTCGGTGCCGCCATGATCATAGGTCCCGGGCCGACCTTGGCGCTGCTGGGCCAGACGGCCTACGAGACCGCCATCACCTACGACCTCTCGATCGTGCCCTTGTTCGTGCTGATGGGCTATTTCGCCTCCAACTCGGGCCTCAGCGAGGAGCTCTACCGGGCCTGCAATACCTGGCTCGGCCACCGCCGCGGCGGCCTGGCGCTGGCCACCATCGGCGGCTGCGGTGCCTTCGCCGCCATCTGCGGCTCCAGCCTGGCCACCGCCGCCACCATGAGCGAGGTGGCGATGCCCGAGATGCGGCGCTATGGCTACGACGACCGCCTGGCCACCGGCTCCATCGCCGCCGGCGGCACCATCGGCATATTGATTCCGCCCAGCGTCATCCTGGCGCTTTACGGCATCCTCACCGAGACCAACATCGGCCACCTTTTTCTGGCCGGTTTCCTGCCCGGGCTGATGACGGTGCTGGGCTTCATGATCACCATCGCCGTGATCACCCGCGTCAACCCGGCGCTGGGGCCGCGCGGGCCCGAGACCAGCGCGCGCCAGAAGCTGCTGGCGCTGGGCGACGTCTGGGGCATGATGGCGCTGTTTACGCTGGTCATCGGCGGCATCTATCTCGGCATCTTCACCCCCACCGAGGCCGCCGGCATCGGCGCCGCCGGGGCGCTGGCGCTGGCCGTGTTGCGCCGGCGCATGAGCTGGGCCCTGCTACTCAACTGCCTCAGCGACACGGTCAGGACCACGGCCATGTTGTTCACCATCCTGATCGGCGCCATCCTGTTCAACAACCTTTTGATCCTGTCGAACGTGGCCGACGGCATGGAGAGCTGGATCGTCGGCCTCGACATGCCGCCGATGGCGATCATGATGGTGATCCTGCTGCTCTATCTCGTCATGGGCTGCGTGCTCGATGCCCTGGCCATGATCATCCTGACCATCCCCATCTTCTTCCCCATCGTCATGAGCCTGGGTTTCGATCCCATCTGGTTCGGCATCGTGGTGGTGATGGTGGTCGAGCTGGGACTGATCACGCCGCCGGTGGGTATGAACGTCTTCGTCATCAAGGGCATGACCAAGGATGTCACGCTGGGCCAGATCTATGCCGGCGTGGTGCCCTTCTGCCTGGCCCAGATCGTGCTCATCATCCTCATCGTGCTCTTCCCCATCATCGCCACCTGGCTGCCCAGCACCATGGGGATCTAG
- a CDS encoding TRAP transporter small permease: MLLDRLDALTGRAADWLVRVGAVVLGVMVLMTFFDVCGRYLFSQPIVGTVDMTELFMGLIIYLGVGATTHGRGHISVDIVISHLAPALRTLVDFLSDVISAVLAVLICWQLWIVAVDTYHNTIVTRVWETPVYPVAFVMAAASIFMALAFVLHVLKGLRRIVALLAS, from the coding sequence GTGCTGCTCGATCGCCTAGACGCCCTCACCGGACGGGCCGCTGACTGGCTCGTCCGCGTGGGGGCGGTCGTGCTCGGGGTGATGGTGCTGATGACGTTTTTCGATGTCTGTGGGCGCTATCTCTTCAGCCAGCCCATCGTCGGCACGGTCGACATGACCGAGCTTTTCATGGGCCTGATCATATATCTCGGCGTCGGTGCCACGACCCATGGCCGCGGCCACATCAGCGTCGACATCGTGATCAGCCATCTGGCCCCGGCGCTACGAACCCTGGTCGATTTCCTGTCCGACGTGATCAGCGCCGTGTTGGCCGTGTTGATCTGCTGGCAGCTCTGGATCGTCGCCGTCGACACCTACCACAACACCATCGTCACCCGGGTCTGGGAGACACCGGTCTACCCGGTGGCTTTCGTCATGGCGGCGGCCAGCATCTTCATGGCCCTGGCTTTCGTGCTGCACGTGCTGAAGGGCCTGCGCCGGATCGTGGCGCTGCTGGCTTCGTAG